The Camelina sativa cultivar DH55 chromosome 14, Cs, whole genome shotgun sequence genome includes a window with the following:
- the LOC104739329 gene encoding LOW QUALITY PROTEIN: leucine-rich repeat receptor-like serine/threonine-protein kinase At2g14510 (The sequence of the model RefSeq protein was modified relative to this genomic sequence to represent the inferred CDS: substituted 1 base at 1 genomic stop codon) — translation MEICNKLLLLAYATFSIIIHLVKSQNQQGFISLDCGLPSNEPPYNEKFTNLTYISDANFIRGGKTGHIQNSSEIEFISKPNRVLRYFPDGIRNCYSLSTKQDTNYLIRTVFVYGNYDGLNNPPRFDLYLGPNIWTSLDLGKSGLGATEEIIHITRSISLDLCVVKTGKSTPLISSIELRPLPYDTYSAQTGSLKTIAHLYFTTSEKTISYPKDVYDRIWLPYLQPEWTQINTTLNVTDSSHGYAPPRDVISTAAIPTNASEPLTIIWDLETSDDEMYGYLYFADIQQVQANETREFKIVANGKVDFDAYRPMKFEAQTLFNTVPLKCEGGVCRVQLSKTPKSTLPPLINALEIFSIIHFPQSETSTDDVIAIKNIQTTYQLSRISWQGDPCVPKKFSWIGLSCNVIDISTPPRIIALDLSSSGLTGVILPSIQNLSQLRELDLSNNNLTGEVPEFLANMKSLLVINLRGNNLSGSVPQALLDREKDGLKLSVDANVNXRGSSEPRSRSPVVPIVVSLLFVAVIIFVVVLIFIYRKRKPSTCKVRRPSLEMKNRRYTYSEVKDMTNNFQVILGKGGFGVVCHGLLNNEQVAAKVLSQSSTQGYKEFKTEVELLLKVHHVNLVSLIGYCDEGNDLALIYEFMENGNLKEHLSGKRGGSILNWSNRLKIAIESALGIEYLHIGCKPPMVHRDVKSTNILLGQQFEAKLADFGLSRSFLVGSKTHVSTNVAGTLGYLDPEYYQNNWLTEKSDVYSFGIVLLEIITGQPVIEQSRDKSYIVEWAKSMLATGDIQSIMDPNLHGDYDTGSSWKALELAMSCINPSSTERPNMTRVAHELNECLEIYNLSKRRSQDENSSKSTGHSITFISDTPSAR, via the exons ATGGAGATTTGCAACAAACTTCTGTTACTCGCTTATGCCACTTTCTCCATTATTATACATCTTGTTAAGTCTCAAAATCAACAAG GATTCATCAGTTTGGATTGTGGATTACCTTCTAACGAACCACCTTATAACGAAAAATTCACCAATTTAACATACATATCTGATGCCAATTTCATCCGCGGAGGAAAAACCGGTCATATCCAAAATAGCTCAGAGATAGAGTTTATCTCGAAGCCAAACAGAGTTTTAAGATACTTTCCGGATGGAATAAGAAATTGTTATAGTTTGAGTACCAAGCAAGACACGAACTATCTAATCAGGACCGTGTTTGTATATGGCAACTACGACGGTCTTAATAATCCTCCAAGATTCGACCTATATCTTGGTCCCAATATTTGGACATCTTTAGATCTTGGAAAATCGGGTTTAGGTGCGACTGAGGAGATCATTCACATTACAAGGTCTATCAGTTTAGATTTATGTGTTGTTAAGACAGGGAAAAGCACACCACTGATATCATCCATAGAGTTAAGACCCTTGCCGTATGATACTTATAGTGCTCAAACAGGTTCCTTGAAGACTATAGCGCACCTCTATTTCACCACTTCAGAAAAAACTATAAG TTATCCTAAAGATGTGTATGATCGTATTTGGCTTCCATATTTACAACCGGAATGGACTCAAATAAACACAACCCTCAACGTTACGGATTCTTCCCATGGCTATGCACCCCCACGTGATGTTATTTCGACCGCCGCCATACCGACTAATGCCAGTGAGCCATTGACCATTATCTGGGATTTGGAAACCTCTGATGACGAAATGTACGGTTATCTTTACTTCGCCGACATTCAACAAGTGCAGGCCAATGAAACTAGGGAATTCAAAATTGTAGCAAATGGAAAAGTTGATTTCGATGCTTATCGTCCTATGAAGTTTGAAGCACAGACTTTATTCAACACTGTTCCGCTGAAATGCGAGGGAGGGGTATGTCGTGTGCAGCTATCAAAAACGCCCAAGTCTACTCTACCACCACTAATAAATGCTTTAGAGATTTTTAGCATCATACATTTTCCACAATCAGAGACGAGTACAGATGATG TCATTGCCATAAAGAACATCCAAACTACTTATCAATTGAGTAGAATCAGCTGGCAGGGAGATCCATGTGTTCCTAAGAAATTCTCGTGGATTGGTTTAAGCTGCAACGTTATTGATATCTCCACACCACCAAGAATCATAGCATT AGATCTGTCTTCAAGTGGATTAACTGGAGTTATACTGCCTAGCATACAAAATCTAAGTCAGCTGCGAGAGTT ggATTTATCGAATAACAACTTGACTGGAGAAGTGCCGGAATTTCTAGCCAATATGAAATCGTTGTTGGTCAT AAACTTAAGAGGAAACAATCTTAGTGGCTCTGTTCCTCAAGCCCTTCTCGATAGGGAAAAGGATGGGTTAAAGCTATC TGTTGATGCAAATGTAAATTAACGTGGGTCAAGCGAACCAAGATCTAGATCCCCTGTCGTGCCGATTGTTGTGTCTCTTTTGTTTGTGGCTGTTATCATATTTGTGGTTGTTCTCATATTTATTTACAGAAAAAGAAAGCCATCAACTTGCAAAg TTAGGCGCCCATCACTCGAAATGAAAAATAGAAGATATACATATTCAGAGGTCAAGGATATGACTAATAACTTTCAAGTTATCCTCGGTAAAGGAGGctttggtgttgtttgtcaTGGTCTTCTAAACAATGAACAAGTAGCCGCTAAGGTTCTCTCTCAGTCATCAACTCAAGGCTACAAGGAGTTCAAAACAGAG GTCGAACTACTTCTAAAAGTTCACCACGTGAATTTGGTAAGCCTCATCGGATATTGTGATGAAGGAAATGACTTGGCTCTCATCTACGAGTTCATGGAAAATGGGAACTTAAAGGAACATCTCTCAG gaaaacgtGGTGGCTCTATTTTGAACTGGTCGAATAGACTTAAAATAGCTATCGAGTCTGCGCTAG GAATTGAGTATTTGCATATTGGATGTAAGCCTCCAATGGTTCATAGAGATGTGAAAAGTACCAATATACTGTTAGGTCAACAGTTTGAAGCGAAACTCGCCGACTTCGGGCTTTCCAGATCTTTTCTAGTGGGGAGTAAAACTCACGTATCAACAAATGTAGCTGGAACTCTGGGATATCTTGATCCTGA atattatcaaaataattggTTAACAGAGAAGAGTGATGTTTATAGCTTTGGGATTGTGTTACTGGAAATTATCACTGGCCAACCGGTGATTGAACAATCCCGTGATAAGTCTTACATAGTAGAATGGGCCAAGTCTATGCTTGCAACTGGTGATATTCAAAGTATAATGGATCCGAATCTCCATGGAGATTATGACACAGGTTCATCTTGGAAAGCTCTTGAATTAGCGATGTCGTGCATTAACCCTAGTTCCACAGAGAGACCAAACATGACTCGGGTTGCTCATGAGCTAAATGAGTGTTTGGAAATATATAACCTAAGTAAGAGAAGGAGCCAAGATGAAAATTCATCGAAGTCAACGGGACATAGCATAACTTTCATCAGTGATACTCCTTCAGCTCGttaa